One stretch of Aquimarina sp. Aq107 DNA includes these proteins:
- a CDS encoding RNA polymerase sigma factor, whose product MKITEIDQLKLLVSGEKRIIQDLYTKEFPKVRSFVLNNNGNATDAEDVFQKALMQLIARYKVKAFVIESNFNAYFYTVCRNLWRRELNKQKRIVTNDEVIEHVKEAEDMTMLTLEQEKWELFQEKLAELSDNCKQLLQLFFQKVPYKDIVEKLGYNTDNVVRQRIFNCKSQLTKLIKKDSRYNQIKEL is encoded by the coding sequence ATGAAGATAACTGAAATAGATCAGCTAAAACTACTTGTTTCTGGAGAAAAACGGATCATACAAGATTTGTATACAAAAGAGTTTCCTAAGGTAAGAAGTTTTGTACTTAATAATAATGGAAATGCTACGGATGCAGAAGATGTTTTTCAGAAAGCTTTGATGCAATTAATTGCTAGATATAAGGTAAAAGCATTTGTAATTGAGAGTAATTTTAATGCTTATTTCTATACAGTTTGTAGAAATTTATGGCGTAGAGAACTAAATAAACAAAAACGCATAGTAACAAATGATGAGGTTATAGAACATGTTAAAGAAGCAGAAGACATGACGATGTTAACTTTAGAGCAAGAAAAATGGGAGCTGTTTCAGGAAAAGCTAGCGGAACTATCTGATAATTGTAAACAATTGTTACAATTGTTTTTTCAGAAAGTACCATATAAAGATATTGTGGAGAAACTAGGATATAATACAGATAATGTAGTGAGACAACGTATTTTTAATTGTAAGTCACAATTGACTAAATTGATTAAAAAAGATTCGAGATATAACCAAATCAAAGAATTATGA
- a CDS encoding YfiT family bacillithiol transferase yields MNLQYPIGKFKCPNTITKEQITTWIKDIEELPQKIEKLVSGFSETQLETPYRPDGWTARQVIHHIHDSHHNGYIRFKWALTEEQPVIKAYYEDRWAELFDTKSAPIHLSLDLIKALHAKWVYFLKGLSDEDLEKVFIHPEGDVAISLAEDIGIYAWHGNHHLAHLQIVAGTFK; encoded by the coding sequence ATGAATCTTCAATATCCAATAGGAAAATTTAAATGTCCTAATACTATTACTAAAGAACAAATTACTACTTGGATAAAAGATATAGAGGAACTACCCCAAAAAATAGAAAAATTAGTTTCCGGTTTTTCCGAAACCCAGTTAGAAACTCCATATCGACCTGATGGTTGGACAGCAAGACAGGTTATTCATCATATCCATGATAGTCATCATAATGGTTATATTCGTTTTAAATGGGCGCTCACCGAAGAACAACCAGTAATTAAAGCGTATTATGAAGATAGATGGGCAGAATTGTTTGATACTAAATCAGCCCCAATTCACCTCTCTCTAGATTTAATAAAAGCGTTGCATGCTAAATGGGTGTATTTCTTAAAAGGTTTGTCTGATGAAGATTTAGAAAAAGTATTTATTCATCCCGAAGGTGATGTTGCAATTTCTTTAGCAGAAGATATTGGAATATACGCTTGGCACGGAAACCATCATTTAGCACATTTACAGATTGTAGCGGGTACTTTTAAGTAA
- a CDS encoding tol-pal system YbgF family protein — protein sequence MKDYPIEIDDYLSGNMSTSEKEAFEARLLTDTELSKELKLQQDMQAIYEDQKWVEGNKDALKTTEATQLKAFYQSDEAATLKSTINEVISENRSNSQSKTLWFIGIAASIAVLITVSLFVFKDTNYDDLYASYIHLDEIPSLVTRGEDTNKMLENAQLLFEEQKYKEAIKLFTSYHKKEKSIDPLSYIYNGISYMELNKFDKALSQFQLLGSSNTLQAKKANWYKALVFLKQKNKKELITVLQTIVSDSNTYKYQEAKELLAEID from the coding sequence ATGAAAGATTACCCGATAGAAATTGATGATTATCTAAGCGGTAATATGTCAACATCAGAAAAAGAAGCGTTTGAGGCAAGATTGCTTACCGATACAGAGCTTTCTAAAGAATTGAAGTTGCAGCAGGATATGCAAGCTATTTATGAAGATCAAAAGTGGGTAGAAGGAAATAAAGATGCATTAAAAACAACAGAAGCTACCCAATTAAAAGCTTTTTATCAAAGTGATGAAGCAGCAACATTAAAATCAACGATTAACGAGGTGATTTCAGAAAACCGATCAAATTCTCAATCAAAGACCCTTTGGTTTATTGGAATAGCTGCATCTATTGCCGTTTTGATCACCGTTTCATTATTTGTTTTTAAAGACACCAATTATGATGATTTATATGCTTCGTATATACATTTAGATGAAATACCATCTTTAGTTACCAGAGGAGAAGACACCAATAAAATGTTAGAAAATGCTCAGTTGTTATTCGAAGAGCAAAAATATAAAGAAGCAATAAAGCTATTTACATCCTATCATAAAAAAGAGAAGTCGATAGATCCACTAAGCTATATTTATAACGGAATCTCTTATATGGAACTCAATAAGTTTGATAAAGCATTGTCGCAGTTTCAACTTTTAGGGAGTTCTAATACATTACAGGCTAAAAAAGCGAATTGGTACAAAGCATTGGTTTTTTTAAAACAAAAGAATAAAAAAGAACTGATAACAGTTTTGCAAACCATTGTTTCTGATAGTAATACCTATAAGTATCAAGAGGCTAAGGAGCTTTTAGCAGAGATTGATTAA
- a CDS encoding alpha/beta hydrolase — translation MNTYLGRIVIFLWVLSLSSCKSENDQNDRYIFFIHNRFLETHELHEVHPEFGRTEYQEIISEFKKSGFQVISEKRNSNVNANTYANKIVNQIDSLLANNINPEKITIVGTSKGGYIAQYVSTIANNPDLNFVFIASFRDRDIIEIPEINYCGNILNIYEKTDPFGVSAIARQKESTCNIIHFKEIELTTGMGHGFLFKPLKEWIEPTIQWASGKYE, via the coding sequence ATGAATACTTATCTAGGACGTATAGTTATTTTTTTATGGGTATTATCGTTATCCTCTTGTAAAAGTGAAAATGACCAGAATGACCGATACATTTTCTTTATTCATAATAGATTTCTAGAAACCCATGAACTACATGAAGTTCACCCAGAATTCGGAAGAACAGAATACCAAGAAATCATTTCAGAATTTAAAAAAAGTGGCTTCCAAGTTATTAGCGAAAAAAGAAATAGCAATGTCAATGCTAATACGTATGCAAATAAGATTGTAAATCAAATAGATAGTTTATTAGCAAACAATATTAACCCTGAAAAAATAACTATTGTAGGCACTTCTAAAGGTGGCTACATCGCTCAATATGTATCCACTATAGCTAATAATCCTGACCTCAATTTTGTGTTCATAGCAAGTTTTAGGGATCGTGATATTATAGAAATTCCTGAAATTAATTATTGTGGAAATATTTTGAATATTTATGAAAAAACAGATCCATTTGGAGTCTCTGCCATAGCTAGACAAAAAGAATCAACCTGCAATATTATCCATTTTAAAGAAATAGAACTTACTACCGGAATGGGCCATGGATTTCTTTTCAAACCATTAAAAGAATGGATAGAACCTACCATACAATGGGCTTCGGGGAAATATGAATAA
- a CDS encoding alpha/beta fold hydrolase, translating into MEKNNMQLQNWKDSGSYYTYKNYQIFYKEEGVGEPLILVHGFPTSSWDWSKIWGTLAEKYSVYAIDMLGYGFSAKPSDFKYTIASQVDIWEAFLEEREVTSFHILAHDYGDTVVQEMLARLKENPAYEFDIKSVCFLNGGMFPETNFPTLTQKMLLTPFGFIFKHFMGRNTLAKNFKKIFGSDTQPSDQEIDDFWETIAYNSGKNVIPKLIKYLKERDTYKIRWREAIQYSDMPKRLIDGAVDPISGKHMAEFYKEIVPNADVVLLDAIGHYPQTEAPNEVLYYYNQFRKNIIS; encoded by the coding sequence TTGGAAAAAAATAATATGCAATTACAGAATTGGAAAGATTCAGGATCGTATTACACATATAAAAACTATCAAATATTTTATAAAGAAGAAGGGGTAGGGGAGCCTTTGATTCTTGTGCATGGATTTCCAACATCTTCTTGGGATTGGAGTAAAATATGGGGCACACTTGCAGAAAAGTATAGCGTATATGCTATTGATATGTTGGGGTATGGTTTTTCGGCTAAACCAAGTGATTTTAAGTATACAATTGCGTCCCAGGTTGATATATGGGAAGCCTTTTTAGAAGAAAGAGAAGTTACTTCTTTTCATATACTTGCTCATGACTATGGAGATACTGTGGTTCAGGAAATGTTAGCTAGATTAAAAGAGAATCCAGCATATGAATTTGATATTAAATCCGTTTGTTTTCTTAATGGAGGAATGTTTCCAGAAACTAATTTTCCTACATTAACTCAAAAAATGTTACTCACTCCTTTTGGTTTTATTTTTAAACATTTTATGGGTAGAAATACATTGGCTAAAAACTTTAAAAAAATATTTGGAAGCGATACACAACCTAGTGATCAAGAGATAGATGATTTTTGGGAAACAATAGCTTATAATTCTGGTAAGAATGTAATACCTAAGTTGATAAAGTACCTAAAAGAAAGAGATACTTATAAAATTCGCTGGAGAGAAGCGATACAATATAGCGATATGCCTAAACGATTAATTGATGGCGCTGTTGATCCTATTTCGGGTAAGCATATGGCAGAATTCTATAAAGAAATAGTGCCAAATGCTGATGTTGTGTTATTAGATGCAATTGGTCATTATCCACAAACAGAAGCTCCAAATGAAGTGTTATATTATTATAACCAGTTTAGAAAAAATATTATTTCTTAA
- a CDS encoding M14 family metallopeptidase — MKHFFTIILSLLFFSSFAQENLSLEYYLPKGVSYNPEIPTPQSVLGFVPGKWHVTHDKLVEYMKVLAKASPRITIEDRGKTYEDRPIILLTITSEKNHQNLEQIRNQHIQLTQNSKSASEIASMPAVVYQGFSIHGNEPSGSNASLIAAYYLAAGQGNQVDELLENVVILFDPSLNPDGLQRFAYWANTNKSKNISTDPQDREYSEVWPGGRTNHYWFDMNRDWLPVQLPESRARIETFHKWYPNVLTDHHEMGSNSSFFFQPGIQSRTHPLTPKLNQELTKKIANYHAEAFNKIGSLYFTEENFDDFYYGKGSTFPDINGGIGILFEQGSSRGHAQETDNGILTFPFTVRNQFTATLSTLEAAKSMRTELLRYQNNFYNNARKEAQTGSYIFGNEKDAASTYHLAEILKRHKVQFYDLKNDITANGKKFKKGYSYVVPKNQKQSRLIKAMFEKRTKFQDSLFYDVSAWTFPLAFNLDYTEKTTTSDLGAEITKLDYKKPKSINKSNYAYLMEWHEYYTPAVLYKILNSGLRAKVGMKPFSIENKNYDYGTIMIPIQNQRLNSQEIHAFLQNLALENHVNITGVSTGLTTGIDLGSNQFRALSLPKIALLTGSGITPYDAGEIWHLMDQRYNIPITKLNTEYLERRNLSRYTHIILPNSWNQTMGKNVIDKIKSWIRNGGTLIGYRNAAQFFKNNELMKIEFSKPENDAKNISFEQRRDFFGAQVIGGAIFQAKTDRSHPINFGYKNDEISLFRNTTLFIKANKQSYDNPIQYTKSPLLSGYISKKNLDSLANTVPFRHQSLGRGNTILFTDNTNFRAFWYGTNKLLMNAIFFSDEM; from the coding sequence ATGAAGCACTTCTTTACTATCATCTTATCACTATTATTCTTTTCTTCTTTTGCTCAGGAAAACCTTTCGTTAGAATATTATTTACCAAAAGGAGTTTCCTATAATCCTGAAATACCAACACCGCAAAGTGTTTTAGGTTTCGTTCCAGGAAAATGGCACGTTACTCACGATAAATTAGTAGAATACATGAAAGTTTTGGCAAAAGCTTCTCCGCGTATTACCATAGAAGATAGAGGAAAAACATATGAAGATCGGCCTATCATCTTACTAACTATTACTTCAGAAAAAAATCATCAGAATTTAGAACAAATACGAAATCAACATATTCAACTAACCCAAAATAGCAAGAGTGCTAGCGAGATCGCATCCATGCCAGCAGTGGTATACCAAGGTTTTTCTATACACGGTAACGAGCCAAGTGGCTCAAATGCAAGTTTAATTGCTGCTTATTATTTAGCCGCTGGACAAGGAAATCAAGTTGATGAATTATTAGAGAATGTTGTAATTTTATTTGACCCATCGCTTAACCCTGATGGTTTACAGCGTTTTGCTTATTGGGCAAATACTAATAAAAGTAAAAACATAAGCACAGATCCACAAGACAGAGAATACAGTGAAGTATGGCCTGGAGGTAGAACAAATCACTATTGGTTTGACATGAATCGTGATTGGTTACCTGTACAATTACCAGAATCAAGAGCTAGAATTGAGACTTTTCATAAATGGTATCCCAACGTTCTCACAGATCATCACGAAATGGGCTCTAATAGTAGTTTTTTCTTTCAACCTGGAATACAATCTAGAACACACCCATTAACACCTAAATTAAATCAGGAGCTTACTAAAAAAATTGCTAACTATCACGCAGAAGCCTTTAATAAAATAGGATCATTATATTTTACAGAAGAAAATTTTGATGATTTTTATTACGGAAAAGGATCCACCTTCCCTGATATCAATGGAGGAATAGGTATTTTATTTGAACAAGGAAGCTCTCGAGGACATGCGCAGGAAACAGACAACGGAATATTGACATTCCCGTTTACAGTAAGAAATCAATTTACTGCTACACTCTCTACATTAGAAGCGGCAAAATCCATGCGCACAGAATTACTTAGATATCAAAACAACTTTTATAATAATGCTAGAAAAGAAGCGCAAACAGGATCTTACATTTTTGGAAATGAAAAAGATGCGGCTTCTACCTATCACCTTGCAGAAATCTTAAAACGTCATAAGGTTCAGTTTTATGATTTAAAAAATGATATCACTGCAAACGGCAAAAAATTTAAAAAAGGATATAGCTATGTAGTTCCAAAAAATCAAAAACAAAGCCGTTTAATCAAGGCTATGTTTGAAAAAAGAACAAAATTTCAAGACAGTTTATTTTATGATGTATCTGCTTGGACATTCCCATTAGCCTTTAATTTAGATTATACTGAAAAAACAACTACCTCTGACCTAGGAGCAGAAATTACTAAGTTGGACTATAAAAAACCTAAAAGCATTAATAAAAGCAACTATGCATACCTTATGGAATGGCACGAGTATTATACGCCTGCCGTATTATATAAAATTTTAAATAGCGGATTGAGGGCTAAAGTAGGCATGAAACCTTTTTCTATTGAAAATAAAAACTATGACTACGGAACAATTATGATTCCTATTCAGAATCAAAGATTAAACTCACAGGAAATTCATGCATTTTTACAAAATCTTGCTTTAGAAAATCATGTAAATATTACAGGTGTATCTACTGGTTTAACAACAGGAATTGATCTAGGAAGTAATCAATTTAGAGCATTATCATTGCCAAAAATCGCATTGTTAACAGGAAGCGGAATCACACCATATGATGCTGGAGAAATCTGGCATTTAATGGATCAACGTTACAACATTCCTATCACCAAACTAAATACTGAATACCTAGAAAGAAGAAACTTATCTAGATACACTCATATTATTTTACCAAACAGCTGGAATCAAACAATGGGTAAAAATGTTATTGACAAGATTAAATCTTGGATCAGAAACGGAGGAACACTAATCGGATATAGAAACGCAGCTCAATTTTTTAAAAACAATGAGCTTATGAAAATCGAATTTTCTAAACCAGAAAACGATGCTAAAAACATTTCGTTTGAGCAAAGAAGAGATTTCTTTGGAGCTCAGGTCATTGGAGGGGCGATTTTCCAAGCTAAAACCGATAGATCACATCCAATAAATTTTGGTTATAAAAATGATGAAATATCACTTTTTAGAAACACAACCTTATTTATCAAAGCTAATAAACAGAGTTACGACAACCCTATTCAATATACAAAATCACCACTGCTAAGCGGATATATCAGCAAAAAGAATTTGGATTCATTGGCTAATACGGTACCATTTAGACATCAAAGTTTAGGAAGAGGGAACACTATTTTATTTACCGACAATACTAATTTTAGAGCTTTTTGGTATGGTACTAATAAGTTATTAATGAATGCTATTTTCTTTAGTGATGAGATGTAA
- a CDS encoding peptidylprolyl isomerase, with protein MQDGLYAKFNTSKGSILVNLEYQKTPGTVGNFVGLAEGNMENQAIPQGKPYYNGLKFHRVIPDFMIQGGDPQGSGAGGPGYQFDDEIHPDLKHDGPGVLSMANAGPGTNGSQFFITHVETAWLDGKHTVFGKVVEGQDVVNAVAQGDTIDSLEILRVGADAENFNAIETFRQFNGAKAEREAAAKKASEQLLEELAAGFDKTDSGLRYKIIQKGDGAQAEKGKTVSVHYKGSLTDGTVFDSSYKRNQPIDFPLGMGQVIPGWDEGIALLQIGDKARFVIPPSLGYGAHGAGGVIPPNATLVFDVELVGVK; from the coding sequence ATGCAAGACGGATTATACGCAAAATTTAATACCTCAAAGGGAAGCATTTTAGTAAATCTAGAGTATCAAAAGACTCCAGGTACTGTTGGGAATTTTGTAGGTTTAGCAGAAGGGAATATGGAGAATCAAGCGATTCCTCAAGGAAAACCTTACTACAATGGATTGAAATTTCATAGAGTGATTCCTGATTTTATGATTCAGGGTGGAGATCCTCAAGGTTCTGGAGCAGGTGGCCCAGGATATCAATTTGATGATGAAATTCATCCAGATTTAAAACACGATGGACCAGGAGTATTATCTATGGCTAATGCAGGACCTGGAACTAATGGGAGTCAGTTTTTTATCACTCACGTAGAGACTGCTTGGTTAGATGGTAAGCATACTGTTTTCGGTAAAGTAGTAGAAGGACAAGATGTAGTAAATGCTGTTGCGCAAGGTGATACAATTGATTCTTTAGAGATATTAAGAGTAGGAGCTGATGCTGAGAACTTTAATGCTATAGAAACTTTTAGACAATTTAATGGAGCGAAAGCAGAAAGAGAAGCTGCTGCTAAGAAAGCTTCTGAGCAATTATTAGAAGAGTTAGCTGCTGGTTTTGATAAAACAGATAGTGGTTTGCGATATAAAATCATCCAAAAAGGTGATGGTGCTCAAGCAGAAAAAGGAAAGACTGTTTCTGTGCATTATAAAGGAAGTCTAACAGATGGTACTGTGTTTGATTCTTCATACAAGCGTAATCAGCCAATTGATTTCCCGTTAGGAATGGGACAAGTTATTCCTGGATGGGATGAAGGTATCGCTTTATTACAAATAGGCGATAAGGCACGTTTTGTAATTCCACCATCATTAGGATATGGAGCACATGGAGCTGGAGGAGTAATTCCACCAAATGCTACACTAGTTTTTGATGTAGAATTGGTTGGAGTAAAGTAA
- a CDS encoding PUR family DNA/RNA-binding protein produces the protein MSDNEMLEKEEIFSKVLRAGRRTYFFDVRSTKAGDYYLTITESKKFTNDDGSFHYKKHKIYLYKEDFVGFSEILSEMTDFIVNEKGEEVISERHQKDYQKSYEQNTEVSATANEEVTASTESFTDVSFDDI, from the coding sequence ATGAGCGATAATGAAATGTTGGAGAAAGAGGAAATTTTCTCAAAAGTTTTAAGAGCAGGAAGAAGAACATATTTCTTTGATGTAAGATCAACAAAAGCTGGAGATTACTATCTTACTATTACTGAAAGTAAAAAATTCACTAATGATGATGGATCTTTTCACTACAAAAAGCATAAAATCTACTTATACAAAGAAGACTTTGTTGGTTTCAGTGAAATACTAAGTGAAATGACCGATTTCATAGTTAATGAAAAAGGTGAAGAAGTAATCAGTGAAAGACATCAAAAAGATTATCAAAAATCTTACGAACAAAATACAGAAGTATCTGCAACAGCAAATGAAGAAGTTACTGCTTCTACTGAAAGTTTTACAGATGTAAGCTTCGATGACATATAA
- a CDS encoding DUF962 domain-containing protein, with protein sequence MKTLETWFQEYAVSHQNKTNIAIHFICVPAIFFSVVGLIMSIPSDFLASIIPGENPFIENWAFIVALLILLFYVRLSVKMALQILVFVAFCIIANYYISQYAPLWMVSLIIFVVAWIGQFYGHHLEGKKPSAAQDLQFLLIGPAWVIQKMFGKK encoded by the coding sequence ATGAAAACTTTAGAGACTTGGTTTCAGGAATATGCCGTGAGCCATCAGAACAAAACAAATATTGCAATTCATTTTATATGTGTACCAGCTATATTTTTTTCTGTTGTAGGTCTAATTATGAGTATTCCTAGTGATTTTTTAGCTTCCATAATACCAGGTGAAAACCCATTTATAGAAAATTGGGCGTTTATCGTTGCTTTACTTATTTTACTTTTTTACGTTAGGTTATCAGTAAAAATGGCGTTACAAATATTAGTTTTTGTTGCTTTTTGTATAATTGCTAATTACTACATCAGTCAATATGCACCATTATGGATGGTGTCTCTTATTATTTTTGTCGTTGCTTGGATCGGACAATTTTATGGTCATCATTTAGAAGGTAAAAAACCTTCTGCTGCGCAAGATTTACAATTCTTGTTGATTGGACCTGCTTGGGTAATCCAAAAAATGTTTGGAAAAAAATAA
- a CDS encoding thioredoxin family protein: MARTPSNMLPLGTVAPDFTLVDAVTNNKVSLNDIKGEKGTIVMFICNHCPFVIHVNEEISRVANDYRVQGFGFVAISSNDIENYPQDAPEHMWKTAQKNNYTFPYLFDETQEVAKAYDAACTPDFYLFDGELKLIYRGQLDDSRPGNGIPVNGRDLRQALDAVLRNATVSEIQKPSIGCNIKWKQ, translated from the coding sequence ATGGCTCGTACTCCATCAAACATGCTACCATTAGGTACTGTTGCTCCAGATTTCACTTTAGTAGACGCTGTTACTAATAATAAAGTTTCCCTGAATGATATAAAAGGAGAAAAAGGTACTATAGTTATGTTTATATGCAATCATTGCCCTTTTGTTATTCATGTAAATGAAGAAATTTCTAGAGTAGCTAATGACTACAGAGTACAAGGATTTGGTTTTGTCGCTATTAGCAGTAACGATATCGAAAATTATCCACAAGATGCTCCAGAACACATGTGGAAAACCGCTCAGAAAAACAACTACACATTTCCCTATTTGTTTGACGAAACTCAAGAAGTAGCGAAAGCTTATGATGCTGCGTGTACTCCAGATTTTTATCTTTTTGATGGAGAATTAAAACTTATTTACAGAGGACAGTTAGACGATTCGAGACCTGGAAACGGGATTCCTGTAAATGGTCGAGACCTACGTCAAGCATTGGATGCAGTACTTAGAAACGCTACAGTTTCCGAAATCCAAAAACCAAGTATAGGGTGCAATATTAAATGGAAACAATAA